Proteins encoded in a region of the Ancylobacter sp. SL191 genome:
- a CDS encoding dihydrodipicolinate synthase family protein, giving the protein MKDIAECRARLGGIFNITVTPFAADGSIDTAGLARSVERVIGLGYDGILIGGTYGEFPAMSTQERADLFRHVMAVVGDRVPVMLCSAGSDARTVRDLTALAGDLGGLPMVTPPYVSEVTDGQIVAFFKDMAPLSKTGILIYNAPGIGITLQPDIIEELADIEGVVGIKQGDLSVTPIDRIANRLGGRIKLFCASDLAFLGPMMAGFDGISSTNSCALPEIILATFRALEAGDAATARDLHRAWYAFRALARKHGQPQMVKAAMNLRGFDGGKVRAPLRDLEGPALDEVAAMMSTLAADPRTGITLA; this is encoded by the coding sequence ATGAAAGACATCGCCGAGTGCCGCGCCCGCCTGGGTGGCATCTTCAACATCACCGTCACGCCCTTCGCGGCGGATGGCTCCATCGACACGGCGGGCCTTGCCCGTTCCGTCGAGCGGGTGATCGGCCTCGGCTATGACGGTATTCTCATCGGCGGCACCTATGGCGAATTCCCCGCCATGTCGACGCAGGAGCGGGCCGATCTGTTCCGCCATGTCATGGCCGTGGTCGGCGACCGGGTGCCGGTCATGCTGTGCTCGGCCGGCTCGGACGCCCGCACCGTGCGCGACCTCACCGCGCTGGCCGGCGATCTCGGCGGCCTGCCGATGGTCACGCCGCCCTATGTCTCGGAAGTCACCGACGGCCAGATCGTCGCCTTCTTCAAGGACATGGCGCCGCTGTCGAAAACCGGCATCCTGATCTACAACGCGCCGGGCATCGGCATTACCCTGCAGCCCGACATCATCGAGGAACTCGCCGATATCGAGGGTGTCGTCGGCATCAAGCAGGGCGACCTCTCGGTGACGCCGATCGACCGCATCGCCAACCGGCTGGGCGGGCGCATTAAGCTGTTCTGCGCCTCGGACCTCGCCTTCCTCGGCCCGATGATGGCCGGATTTGACGGAATTTCCTCGACCAATTCCTGCGCACTGCCGGAAATCATCCTCGCCACGTTCCGCGCGCTTGAGGCGGGCGATGCCGCCACCGCCCGCGACCTGCACCGGGCGTGGTATGCGTTCCGCGCGCTCGCCCGCAAGCACGGCCAGCCGCAGATGGTGAAGGCGGCAATGAACCTGCGCGGCTTTGACGGCGGGAAGGTCCGGGCACCGCTGCGCGATCTGGAGGGCCCCGCCCTCGACGAGGTCGCGGCGATGATGAGCACGCTCGCGGCCGACCCGCGCACCGGCATCACGCTGGCCTGA